Proteins encoded in a region of the Sphingomonas sp. OV641 genome:
- a CDS encoding M10 family metallopeptidase C-terminal domain-containing protein, with the protein MSVVEAPEGAQCQCPACVGGEAHPEGKIWDDGRWVDYASLDPDAGGTYADKPIWDVDTISANLNRSGYDWYTNNYGELDDGVLNFGFWKNYAELANSYYVNIFGTVSFDEAYYRDAFSAFDVDQKMVARRSMNLWDDLISISFQETKSGSADITFGNTSTGGAQAYAYLPFGDVDDAAYNEAYSFEEVGRLGGDVWIDGFVSSNFFPLTDSYYAVTTMIHEIGHAIGLSHPGDYNATDDDDGDGVPDPITYANDAFFAQDSRQYSIMSYFDAYETGAQHIDFTLANFAYAATPLVHDIAAIQAIYGVDTTTRTGNTTYGFNSNADRDAYDFTLNTRPIVTIWDAGGRDTIDFSGWDTPSIIDLNEGAFSSGGGVIEFPSLEEVNANRAALGFAPRTQEQYDYYVALRDELGLENGLFTDNVSIAYGAVIENAVGGGGDDLIVVNSAANRVDGGAGLDTVSYETATAGVTVSLLNGVGSAGAAGDRFTSIEGVIGSAFADRLTGDAATNILEGAAGDDRMIGGGGRDAFVFKSAEGGTGVDRITDFDRDDIIVTDKALADPNNDGVIRVGSNGSLVIDAETGSRVILQGLEHDGGIEFLGEEDGLFFYGYAGETETLMSVTSAFAAGRVYEAPVSLEQIGLASPAASTPAAVNPSAFDLDDVRLASGSATGGASVATGFEPALSYAPVSPVHALDVINCVIV; encoded by the coding sequence ATGTCAGTAGTGGAAGCGCCAGAAGGCGCGCAGTGCCAATGCCCCGCTTGCGTCGGCGGCGAAGCACATCCCGAGGGCAAGATCTGGGATGACGGCCGCTGGGTGGATTACGCGTCGCTCGATCCCGATGCCGGCGGCACCTATGCCGACAAGCCGATCTGGGATGTTGATACGATCTCGGCCAATCTGAACCGTTCGGGCTATGACTGGTACACCAACAATTACGGCGAGCTGGACGACGGCGTTCTGAACTTCGGGTTCTGGAAGAACTACGCCGAGCTTGCCAACAGCTATTACGTCAACATCTTTGGCACAGTTTCGTTCGACGAAGCTTACTATCGCGACGCTTTCTCGGCGTTCGATGTCGACCAGAAGATGGTGGCGCGTCGTTCCATGAACTTGTGGGACGACCTCATTTCTATCTCGTTCCAGGAAACTAAGTCGGGCAGCGCCGACATCACTTTCGGCAATACGAGCACCGGCGGCGCGCAGGCTTATGCCTATCTGCCGTTCGGCGACGTCGACGACGCAGCCTACAACGAGGCTTACAGCTTCGAGGAAGTCGGCCGCCTGGGCGGTGACGTGTGGATCGACGGCTTCGTCTCGTCGAACTTCTTTCCGCTGACGGACAGCTATTACGCCGTCACGACGATGATCCATGAGATCGGCCATGCCATCGGGCTCAGCCATCCGGGCGACTATAACGCGACCGATGATGACGATGGCGACGGCGTGCCTGATCCCATCACTTATGCCAATGACGCCTTCTTCGCGCAGGATTCGCGTCAATATTCGATCATGAGCTATTTCGACGCTTATGAGACGGGCGCACAGCACATCGACTTCACGCTGGCGAACTTCGCCTATGCGGCAACGCCGCTGGTGCATGACATTGCCGCCATCCAGGCGATCTACGGCGTGGATACCACGACGCGCACCGGCAACACGACGTATGGCTTCAACTCGAACGCCGATCGCGACGCTTATGATTTCACGCTCAACACGCGCCCGATCGTCACCATCTGGGATGCCGGCGGCCGTGACACGATCGACTTCTCGGGCTGGGACACGCCGTCGATCATCGACCTGAACGAAGGCGCGTTTTCCTCCGGTGGCGGCGTGATCGAATTCCCGTCGCTCGAAGAGGTCAACGCCAATCGCGCAGCGCTGGGTTTCGCGCCGCGGACCCAGGAGCAGTACGATTATTATGTCGCGCTGCGCGACGAACTGGGCCTCGAGAACGGCCTGTTCACCGACAACGTCTCCATTGCTTACGGCGCGGTGATCGAGAACGCCGTTGGCGGCGGCGGCGACGACCTGATCGTGGTCAACAGCGCAGCCAATCGCGTGGATGGCGGTGCCGGCCTCGATACGGTGAGCTATGAAACGGCGACGGCAGGCGTGACCGTGTCGCTGCTCAACGGCGTGGGTTCGGCCGGCGCGGCGGGCGACCGCTTCACCAGCATCGAGGGCGTGATTGGCTCTGCCTTCGCCGATCGACTGACCGGCGATGCGGCCACGAACATCCTGGAAGGCGCCGCGGGCGACGATCGCATGATCGGCGGCGGCGGCCGTGATGCGTTCGTTTTCAAGTCCGCTGAGGGTGGCACGGGCGTCGATCGCATCACCGATTTCGATCGGGACGACATCATCGTCACGGACAAGGCGCTGGCTGATCCCAATAATGATGGCGTCATCCGGGTGGGCAGCAACGGTTCGCTCGTGATCGACGCCGAGACCGGCTCGCGCGTGATCCTGCAGGGTCTCGAGCATGACGGCGGGATCGAGTTCCTGGGCGAAGAGGACGGCCTGTTCTTCTATGGCTATGCCGGCGAAACCGAGACGCTGATGAGCGTGACCAGCGCGTTTGCCGCCGGTCGCGTCTATGAGGCGCCGGTGTCGTTGGAGCAGATCGGGCTCGCCTCCCCTGCGGCGAGCACGCCTGCTGCCGTCAACCCGAGCGCGTTCGATCTTGATGACGTGCGCCTCGCCAGCGGTTCGGCAACGGGCGGCGCCAGCGTGGCCACCGGCTTCGAACCGGCGCTCTCGTATGCGCCGGTGTCACCGGTCCATGCGCTGGACGTGATCAACTGCGTCATCGTCTGA
- the ybeY gene encoding rRNA maturation RNase YbeY produces MIDIALLQEEPWPDGGWERIATAAVRAAIGATPFGTLLDTRATVEVSIRLTSDGEVQTLNAQYRGKDKATNVLSFPMVQPDLIDTVSQNSDDGEVLLGDIVLAHGVCVAEAAERGISVEDHLAHLIVHGSLHLLGYDHMSDDEGDAMEAIERDALATLGIADPYAIRED; encoded by the coding sequence ATGATCGATATCGCCCTCCTCCAGGAAGAGCCCTGGCCCGACGGCGGCTGGGAACGGATCGCGACCGCTGCGGTTCGCGCGGCGATCGGCGCCACGCCGTTCGGCACGCTGCTCGACACGCGTGCGACGGTGGAGGTGAGCATCCGCCTCACCTCGGACGGCGAGGTGCAGACGCTCAACGCGCAATATCGCGGAAAGGACAAGGCCACCAACGTCCTCTCCTTCCCGATGGTGCAGCCGGACCTGATCGATACGGTCAGCCAGAATTCCGACGATGGCGAGGTCCTGCTGGGCGATATCGTGCTGGCGCACGGTGTCTGCGTGGCAGAAGCGGCTGAACGCGGGATCAGCGTGGAGGACCATCTTGCCCATCTGATCGTGCATGGCAGCTTGCATCTGCTCGGCTATGATCACATGAGCGACGACGAAGGGGATGCGATGGAAGCGATCGAGCGCGACGCGCTCGCCACGCTCGGCATTGCGGATCCCTATGCCATACGAGAGGACTAA
- a CDS encoding PhoH family protein translates to MSRKPVPAQAGDRSRVELTFDRPQLLSALFGQYDRNLVALENRLGVYITARGNRVGLEGTAEQVALARDVLNDLYVRIQRGEEVDAGLVDASIAMAAEPTLDGIISAEKSGGAPPIMIRTRKKTIVPRTPAQAHYMRELVHNDMIFALGPAGTGKTYLAVAQAVAQLITGSVQRLILSRPAVEAGERLGFLPGDMKEKVDPYLRPLYDALYDCLPAEQVERRIASGEIEIAPIAFMRGRTLADAFVILDEAQNTTPAQMKMFLTRFGQNSRMVICGDPNQTDLPGGVAASGLADATMRLEGVEGIAMVRFSAADVVRHPIVGRIVEAYEGRDA, encoded by the coding sequence ATGAGCCGAAAGCCCGTACCCGCCCAAGCGGGCGATCGCAGCAGGGTCGAACTGACCTTCGACCGGCCTCAATTGCTCAGCGCATTGTTCGGCCAATATGATCGAAACCTGGTGGCGCTTGAAAACCGGCTCGGCGTTTACATCACCGCGCGCGGCAACCGCGTGGGGCTGGAGGGAACGGCGGAGCAGGTCGCCCTGGCCCGCGATGTGCTGAACGATCTCTATGTCCGCATACAGCGCGGCGAGGAGGTGGATGCCGGCCTGGTCGACGCCTCGATCGCGATGGCGGCCGAACCCACCCTTGATGGCATCATTTCCGCGGAAAAGTCTGGCGGTGCACCGCCGATCATGATCCGCACGCGCAAGAAGACGATCGTGCCGCGTACTCCGGCGCAGGCGCATTACATGCGCGAGCTGGTGCACAACGACATGATCTTCGCGCTCGGGCCGGCCGGCACGGGCAAGACCTATCTCGCCGTGGCGCAGGCCGTCGCGCAATTGATCACCGGCAGCGTCCAGCGCCTGATCCTCTCGCGTCCCGCTGTCGAGGCCGGGGAGCGGCTCGGCTTCCTGCCGGGCGACATGAAGGAGAAGGTCGATCCGTACCTGCGTCCGCTGTACGACGCGCTGTATGATTGCCTTCCCGCCGAACAGGTCGAGCGGCGGATCGCCAGCGGGGAGATCGAGATTGCCCCGATCGCTTTCATGCGCGGACGGACGCTGGCGGATGCCTTCGTGATCCTTGACGAAGCGCAGAACACGACGCCGGCGCAGATGAAGATGTTCCTCACCCGCTTCGGCCAGAACAGCCGCATGGTGATCTGCGGCGACCCCAACCAGACCGATCTTCCCGGGGGCGTAGCGGCGAGCGGGCTTGCCGATGCGACCATGCGCCTGGAAGGCGTGGAGGGGATCGCGATGGTGCGCTTCAGCGCCGCCGATGTCGTTCGCCACCCGATCGTCGGCCGGATCGTCGAGGCATATGAGGGCCGGGACGCTTGA
- a CDS encoding hemolysin family protein, with product MSEDRSSAGNGEPNEGSIWRGLRTLIFGDSEEATLRDVLEAAIDRHEEDPGPETKGDLTPLERQMVRNLLHFSERDAGDVGVPRADIIAVEEQTTFDEIVHVFADAGVSRLPVYREKLDTIVGMVHIKDVFAILASDGPRPSDITSLIRQPLFVPMSRGALDLLADMRQTRVHLAVVLDEYSGTEGLVTIEDLIEEIVGEIEDEHDEAPEIMLVPLDGGAWEATARVELEDVGKVVDPRLAEAESDVDTIGGLAAVLAGRVPEPGDCIDHPSGWRIEVIDADERRINRVRLHPPVPEPEEE from the coding sequence GTGTCCGAGGACCGAAGTAGCGCCGGAAACGGCGAGCCGAATGAAGGCAGTATCTGGCGCGGCCTGCGCACCCTGATCTTCGGGGATTCCGAGGAAGCGACGCTGCGCGATGTCCTGGAGGCGGCGATTGACCGCCACGAGGAAGATCCCGGCCCGGAAACCAAGGGCGACCTGACCCCGCTCGAACGGCAGATGGTGCGCAACCTGCTCCATTTCAGCGAGCGGGATGCCGGCGACGTGGGCGTGCCCCGTGCCGACATTATCGCGGTGGAGGAGCAGACCACCTTTGACGAGATCGTGCACGTCTTCGCCGATGCAGGCGTAAGCCGGCTGCCGGTGTATCGCGAAAAGCTCGATACCATCGTCGGCATGGTCCATATCAAGGACGTGTTCGCCATCCTCGCCAGTGACGGCCCGCGCCCTTCGGACATTACCAGCCTGATCCGCCAGCCCTTGTTCGTGCCGATGAGCCGGGGCGCGCTCGATCTGCTCGCCGATATGCGCCAGACGCGCGTTCACCTGGCCGTAGTGCTGGACGAATATTCTGGCACCGAGGGGCTGGTGACGATCGAGGATCTGATCGAGGAGATCGTTGGCGAGATCGAGGACGAGCATGACGAGGCGCCCGAAATCATGCTCGTACCGCTCGACGGCGGCGCCTGGGAGGCGACCGCCCGAGTCGAACTGGAGGATGTCGGCAAGGTCGTCGATCCGCGCCTTGCCGAGGCGGAGAGCGATGTCGACACGATCGGCGGTCTGGCCGCCGTGCTGGCGGGACGCGTGCCCGAACCCGGCGACTGTATCGACCATCCCAGCGGCTGGCGCATCGAAGTGATCGATGCCGACGAACGCCGGATCAACCGCGTTCGCCTTCACCCGCCAGTGCCCGAACCTGAGGAGGAGTAG